The following are from one region of the Nitrospirota bacterium genome:
- a CDS encoding CsbD family protein produces MKSGTQDQAEGVFHKVKGKLKELVGKLGMNSEMEAEGKDEKIGGKVQEKIGQVKKVFGK; encoded by the coding sequence ATGAAATCCGGCACGCAGGACCAGGCGGAAGGCGTGTTTCACAAAGTAAAGGGCAAGCTCAAGGAGCTTGTTGGAAAACTCGGAATGAATTCCGAGATGGAAGCCGAAGGAAAAGACGAAAAGATAGGCGGCAAAGTACAGGAGAAGATCGGTCAGGTCAAGAAGGTCTTCGGGAAGTAG
- a CDS encoding ice-binding family protein, whose amino-acid sequence MNNLLKVRTSSLHRRTARLAVIALFAVLLSAAPFHAAFAQTAPALGSAGSFAVLAGTEVTCTDSTIIGNVGVWPGNVITQTNCTINGTVHPGDGVAKQAYIDFLSAYNALSLTQCDSVLLGDLAGQVLAPGVYCVDAASTTTDGTLTLSGPSNGTWLFKIGTGGTGALTGTGFSVVMEGGGTPCNVYWWVAEAATMTDSAFQGTILAGAAITITGGTFNGDALAQAAVTMTDTTATGCEQSSHPVRNRCNQGVGNGPENCDPGNSNQGDPSRSNDELGGTPGDPGRMGGNGM is encoded by the coding sequence ATGAATAATCTTTTAAAGGTTCGAACATCTTCTCTCCACAGAAGAACGGCAAGACTCGCTGTTATTGCCTTGTTCGCCGTGCTTCTTTCCGCGGCGCCGTTCCACGCGGCATTCGCTCAAACAGCGCCGGCTTTGGGCTCGGCTGGGAGCTTCGCGGTCCTGGCCGGCACGGAGGTGACCTGTACCGATTCCACCATCATCGGAAACGTGGGAGTCTGGCCCGGCAACGTAATAACGCAGACCAACTGCACGATCAACGGGACGGTCCACCCGGGGGACGGGGTCGCCAAGCAGGCTTACATTGACTTCCTGAGCGCGTACAATGCGCTCTCGCTCACGCAGTGCGACTCTGTCTTATTGGGCGATCTCGCGGGCCAGGTGCTTGCGCCGGGCGTCTACTGTGTTGATGCGGCGTCGACGACGACTGATGGGACGCTGACGCTCAGCGGGCCTTCGAACGGGACCTGGCTTTTCAAGATCGGGACCGGCGGGACCGGAGCCCTGACGGGCACCGGATTCTCGGTGGTCATGGAAGGCGGCGGGACGCCGTGCAATGTGTATTGGTGGGTCGCCGAGGCCGCGACAATGACGGATTCGGCGTTCCAGGGAACTATTCTCGCGGGCGCAGCCATTACCATCACAGGCGGGACCTTTAATGGGGACGCCTTGGCGCAAGCCGCGGTGACGATGACCGACACCACTGCCACCGGATGCGAGCAGAGCAGCCATCCGGTACGGAACCGCTGCAACCAGGGCGTGGGCAACGGGCCCGAGAATTGCGATCCAGGCAACTCGAACCAGGGTGACCCGAGCCGGTCGAATGACGAACTGGGCGGGACGCCCGGGGACCCGGGCCGTATGGGCGGCAATGGCATGTAA
- a CDS encoding Ig-like domain-containing protein, which yields MRKTMRKILMVFLIGMFLLSIAAPVFAEIQGRTFYVDPFTGGYQFDDTQRLDLRSYYGLRGGFNFTNNVAVEAMFGFVPTETESMAYVDRQVRVWRYGLDALYNFHPDGPFVPFVSIGIGSTQSRNTSDGMPDHGRGMFNYGVGLRYFITESVAIRGDVKQARFSEGGDSRTNEEYTIGLTFVLGAQKNALPKEGDTTAPEVVCTNPGSGVTGGAIDANITATFSEEMDRRTINNSTFTVKDGTKTVTGKVTFAGTTATFNPDNDLEKGTTYTATMAAGVKDPANNAMANSYVWSFTTILGPKILVPVLISLEDSHFTFDSSALSEDGKTILNYNAKILKDNPKMKIRIAGYASASGTKEYNQTLSEKRATVVKEYLIKEGGIDRARLTKIGFGETRPAEYEPVPSDIYSEAAKANQRVLFEVIVK from the coding sequence ATGCGAAAAACAATGAGAAAAATATTGATGGTTTTCCTGATCGGGATGTTCCTGCTCAGCATTGCCGCCCCCGTATTTGCCGAGATCCAGGGCAGGACATTCTATGTGGACCCGTTCACCGGCGGCTATCAGTTTGATGACACACAGAGACTGGATTTACGCTCGTACTATGGCCTGCGCGGCGGCTTCAACTTCACCAATAACGTGGCGGTGGAGGCCATGTTCGGCTTCGTTCCCACCGAGACCGAGTCCATGGCGTATGTTGACCGGCAGGTCAGAGTCTGGCGCTACGGACTCGATGCGCTGTATAATTTCCACCCGGATGGTCCTTTTGTACCGTTCGTTTCAATCGGGATCGGCTCCACGCAATCCAGAAACACGTCGGACGGCATGCCTGACCACGGCCGCGGGATGTTTAACTATGGCGTTGGACTCAGGTACTTCATCACCGAATCCGTGGCAATACGCGGCGACGTCAAGCAGGCGCGGTTTTCCGAAGGGGGCGATTCCCGGACCAATGAAGAATACACGATCGGCCTGACCTTTGTGCTCGGCGCGCAGAAGAATGCGCTTCCCAAGGAAGGAGACACCACCGCACCCGAAGTGGTTTGCACAAACCCCGGCAGCGGCGTCACCGGAGGGGCAATCGACGCGAACATCACCGCAACCTTCAGCGAAGAGATGGACCGAAGAACGATCAACAACTCGACCTTTACCGTAAAGGACGGGACAAAGACTGTTACCGGCAAGGTGACCTTTGCCGGCACAACCGCAACCTTTAACCCGGATAACGATCTCGAAAAAGGCACGACCTATACCGCAACGATGGCAGCCGGGGTCAAGGACCCGGCAAACAATGCGATGGCAAACAGCTATGTATGGAGCTTCACGACAATTCTGGGTCCGAAGATTCTGGTGCCGGTGCTGATCTCGCTCGAGGATTCGCATTTCACCTTCGATAGTTCGGCGCTTAGCGAAGATGGCAAGACAATACTGAACTATAATGCCAAGATCCTGAAAGACAACCCTAAAATGAAGATCCGTATTGCAGGGTATGCTTCCGCCAGCGGCACCAAAGAGTATAACCAGACGCTGAGCGAAAAAAGAGCAACCGTTGTCAAGGAATACCTCATAAAGGAAGGTGGTATTGATAGAGCCAGGCTCACCAAGATCGGATTCGGTGAGACGAGACCGGCAGAATATGAACCGGTGCCTTCGGACATATACTCAGAGGCGGCAAAGGCCAACCAGCGAGTGCTTTTTGAGGTCATCGTGAAATAG
- a CDS encoding Ig-like domain-containing protein translates to MALLLVVITAGCDRDHGAAAQVGTVPIVGTVPTVLYTIPANGATDVPLNRKISAAFSEPMSAATVTALSTFTLTGPGATPVPAATITYDAATRIALFTLASDLTASTTYIGTITVGAKNAAGNAMANNYVWSFTTGITIDAAAPLLLSTSPVNSATNVPLNQIITATFDEPMDPLTITPTSYTVTGPTGTVLGDVSYLGATASFKPAALLASNATYTVVIAASDMAGQPWVFGNVPNPWSFSTGATAPVPGAVNLGLATPFGIAATAGVTNTPTTPLTTINGDVALDPNITCNAVTIDSAGGFGLCGSNASTPIIVGKVVSPLYPDAGITSAAIKADLKKAFLSITPTAGPPAAGSLDGATNLPAGTTLGDVFGSALVQGDNLFAPGVYQSLTSILITGDLTLDAGGDPNASFIFQSSSTIGTAAGAAGGVAGTFTRILLINGAKASNVWWQAGTSATLGLYSEFQGNILASESITMETGATSCGRLLAGAFAAGAFVFDSNVVSVPGQTFAPPAGYSTTCE, encoded by the coding sequence ATGGCATTACTCCTGGTCGTTATTACGGCCGGATGCGACAGAGATCATGGAGCGGCAGCTCAAGTCGGCACCGTACCCATAGTCGGCACCGTACCCACGGTGCTTTACACTATCCCGGCTAATGGCGCCACTGATGTGCCCCTTAACAGGAAGATCTCCGCAGCTTTCAGCGAGCCGATGAGCGCTGCAACGGTCACCGCACTATCAACTTTCACGTTGACAGGACCTGGTGCAACTCCCGTACCAGCAGCAACAATCACCTATGATGCCGCAACCCGCATTGCACTCTTTACACTGGCCAGCGATCTCACAGCCAGCACCACCTATATCGGCACGATTACAGTCGGGGCCAAGAATGCGGCAGGCAATGCAATGGCAAATAACTATGTATGGAGCTTTACAACAGGCATAACAATCGACGCTGCCGCACCTTTATTGCTCAGCACCTCACCGGTGAATAGCGCCACTAATGTACCTCTCAACCAGATAATCACCGCAACCTTCGATGAGCCGATGGATCCATTAACGATCACCCCAACAAGCTACACGGTGACTGGACCCACGGGAACCGTTTTGGGCGATGTGAGCTACCTCGGCGCAACTGCGAGCTTTAAGCCGGCAGCGCTGCTCGCATCCAATGCCACCTATACCGTCGTGATTGCGGCCAGCGACATGGCCGGCCAGCCATGGGTGTTCGGTAATGTGCCGAATCCATGGAGCTTTTCAACTGGTGCAACTGCCCCAGTTCCGGGGGCAGTAAACCTGGGTTTGGCCACACCATTCGGGATCGCGGCTACCGCCGGGGTAACCAACACCCCGACTACCCCTCTTACCACAATCAACGGGGATGTGGCGCTGGATCCAAATATTACCTGTAATGCCGTGACCATTGATAGTGCGGGAGGTTTTGGTCTTTGCGGAAGCAATGCCTCCACTCCGATAATCGTTGGGAAGGTGGTCAGTCCCTTATATCCGGATGCGGGAATCACTTCAGCCGCTATCAAGGCCGACTTGAAGAAAGCGTTTCTCAGCATCACTCCTACGGCCGGACCCCCAGCCGCCGGTTCACTTGATGGGGCCACCAATCTACCAGCCGGCACTACGTTAGGAGACGTGTTCGGTAGCGCGCTCGTGCAGGGAGACAACTTGTTCGCTCCCGGCGTCTATCAATCCCTCACGTCGATTTTGATAACGGGCGATCTTACGCTTGACGCCGGGGGAGACCCGAATGCCAGCTTCATCTTCCAGTCGTCGAGTACAATCGGCACGGCAGCCGGCGCCGCCGGTGGTGTGGCCGGGACATTCACTCGAATTCTCCTGATCAACGGCGCCAAGGCTTCCAATGTCTGGTGGCAGGCCGGCACTTCAGCGACGCTTGGATTGTACTCTGAATTCCAGGGCAACATACTGGCCTCTGAAAGTATCACGATGGAGACCGGCGCAACCTCGTGTGGCAGATTGTTGGCAGGGGCGTTTGCGGCCGGAGCGTTTGTATTTGACTCTAACGTTGTTTCCGTGCCGGGTCAAACGTTTGCACCACCTGCCGGATATTCAACAACTTGCGAGTAA